One window from the genome of Hemitrygon akajei chromosome 4, sHemAka1.3, whole genome shotgun sequence encodes:
- the LOC140726031 gene encoding uncharacterized protein, giving the protein MEEVSALSCPTVYTPPLPWCKPSDSNSRANVNESNMIETVQWKNCDVHIKLLQEKETEIQELKFLLNRQKHELRQGWKTEESEVQLYGTQQTNNAPLFQDQHLRTSTRQAEIFEAHQNNEHLQTSTEEFQCVNDQLSPTNVDMDAQLHDFQTKNINLLERNAKKQPTAADRIQNDYTYWCQMSRVQELIVNLQTAVDEVKEDNSKLQWMISKLHLKHEQIHPIIVELQSHVHPTDASVEDKLCNKADAGNEGQEHHLRSLKLHDQSNHLKAMSMDLDKKQSRQEMLCSQMQDTASQFQYVMGILQKGIKQMQAIISKLDEKRSQFEKMIPGLQRNAAKLQATISHCVQLCAVSELQDMKKENLKLQFKNRELQVKISQLQKSKHWLEISLSTLKGRVYQLEVNKSDNQILQYKVRDLQNKSDEYINTIIKLQSENVALQKNHSDLQGYKKQLLATIAELQSKALKLEGVDLQNKKLQFLVTDLLGRNTELNNKIREFAEKNNTLEEYLLQVQQNLSHHRIANVELQEYTRPQIRTAEARESEYQFKTSSSEMQTVLGILSITGTMKEKLQVSISDHQQHVSEAQDNILKLHRRINSLHQLTTELQKYSQQCSLSVLELQDKISMTVIRKAENQCVPVFCQGKESYNERMVCMPMLEAMSESSCTRLPTSSENSLIHAILKVIKLSTDIELSIKNIGMETKHLQSLFFDLEVKIIKMQLHKDGLVNSEEGTLEEIIQQLKEHKHALEKYEDEKAHLKQKIFELDERLAEEKSFSNKAEAQIHIQQQAANYEIKKLQTSLKDLLSNNLKLEKTIKWSLERNAVLGIKLDALENILIEEQVKFSEKEVNLIYQWQKYMNQVEHLQCTLSEMVTENTDLKETVKMHDQEKAHLHATVSELQSRLQSGKLNIKVQHDDQLHAKSSSSRPYETKQPSNVKLSRSMLDFEGVQELPGNRMDKPKMKLAERIIPFDENGSQIKSEEKTIDHDRNSCPEAIIKELVDKSDKDCEVHVAVEKSRSVVDLLNPEISVSFADKILFCTGSETSDMLNQSTLDVFKNSPMLKMPNELMEFNKQLNAYIEDLTEEKYLLTVMVSELTKKVTEMQQQIESELQIIIDPMQSENEQLFDHINVLEELEKKTSRNEFNCSGPSVQMEIQKDAENNQLKSKVKDLQKKNKDFRMYIKNHESKKLSENILIEKEDILSLEQENYCELQSQMNYKFQLLKNQKCQVENMVGDLLGSSITLAIDVDELLLQLTEDEMDSDLEEKHCFSKLQAKIAEPEEKMCEIIEVQREAKDTEETKKFTEKYRVEKEHLIESLLKFKILLKNQQIYCRTCVNLTNEIKEGDIKIQQLQEKMNSLTYNSSNLQETDTKFREEIQNSNICNSEAQNSKLVSMDSGHLNCNITSSNYTGQHYLEGRRYLQSYVQPPRVKNESKILNLQNIQQLEATKELQNNSEIIQEIVEKPKREKNMLELKETQHIERLDVEQCPSNKLTVYMKNKCKVLANQNNYFQHTITQLLNEVTAFRVLIDNLEQVRKLLMIKITELNNKVKTFETCCNDKAKENVLKSIDLQSHLKGLENNRINFLADNVEVDRDTVLPSIINPLIDTGNELQDNETRSQQAMNSRVLIETTSNLQDKIFEEHKFSSALSKTSQINSENIYQQKLKKIPPENLHLHNEGFGEGKVKFIDSESKEEKVTFNKILFQPDSRRDFTSTVQEREMMDIAPESLLGEINIPEESAFNLERSISESQHVHETKGTNTVRERINEAINNFQGRNQQTNKQKFTASANLCMVDEENLYTGRTNCQCGLNWNCTEPEVRRFQLQETAETIHNLGDLKTGNIRTKKQTWLAADSKLPHKIKEEFSETEKATSLCANEAPMIYISQHEKAVVSLNRVGEPNGVTLNNQEDKDLLKVIVNDQEREHSEAEFKNADYIDQRLSIKSMAVITEFKELKFSDSGQITEDSEPQKDNKNLEVAGTDLVNKTESALIEEDINSLNSLTAEEITAQEMLEEENNASMWMKCMIQ; this is encoded by the exons TTCCAAGATCAACATCTGAGGACAAGCACAAGGCAAGCAGAAATCTTTGAAGCACACCAGAACAATGAACACTTGCAGACCTCTACTGAAGAGTTTCAGTGTGTAAATGACCAATTGTCTCCAACTAATGTGGATATGGATGCTCAACTGCATGATTTCCAAACTAAGAACATCAACCTTCTAGAAAGGAATGCAAAAAAGCAACCTACAGCCGCAGATCGGATTCAGAATGATTACACATATTGGTGCCAAATGTCCAGAGTGCAAGAATTAATTGTCAATCTGCAGACTGCAGTAGATGAGGTAAAAGAAGATAACAGCAAGTTACAATGGATGATTTCTAAATTGCATTTGAAACATGAACAAATTCACCCTATTATTGTGGAGCTCCAGAGTCATGTTCACCCCACGGATGCATCTGTTGAGGATAAGCTTTGTAATAAGGCAGACGCTGGAAATGAAGGTCAGGAACATCATCTCAGGAGTTTAAAATTACATGATCAAAGTAATCATCTGAAAGCTATGAGCATGGACTTAGATAAAAAGCAAAGTCGGCAAGAAATGTTATGTTCACAAATGCAGGATACTGCCAGTCAATTTCAGTATGTTATGGGAATATTACAGAAAGGGATTAAACAAATGCAAGCTATCATCTCAAAACTCGATGAGAAAAGATCCCAATTTGAAAAGATGATACCTGGACTACAAAGAAATGCTGCCAAACTGCAGGCAACTATTTCCCACTGTGTACAACTTTGCGCTGTTTCGGAGCTGCAAGATATGAAAAAAGAAAACTTGAAGCTGCAGTTTAAGAACAGGGAGCTGCAGGTCAAAATTTCACAACTTCAAAAAAGTAAACACTGGCTTGAAATTTCCCTTTCAACATTAAAAGGAAGGGTTTATCAGCTGGAAGTGAATAAATCAGACAATCAAATACTCCAATACAAGGTCCGTGATCTTCAGAACAAAAGTGATGAATATATAAACACTATCATCAAACTTCAAAGTGAAAATGTTGCTCTACAGAAAAATCATAGTGACCTACAGGGCTATAAAAAACAACTGTTAGCAACCATTGCAGAACTGCAAAGTAAAGCACTAAAATTAGAAGGTGTTGACTTGCAAAACAAAAAGCTACAATTCCTTGTCACAGACCTGCTGGGAAGGAACACAGAATTAAACAACAAAATCAGAGAATTTGCAGAGAAAAATAACACTTTGGAAGAATATCTTTTGCAAGTGCAGCAAAATTTAAGTCATCATCGAATTGCTAATGTTGAGTTGCAAGAATATACAAGACCCCAAATTAGAACTGCAGAAGCTAGGGAAAGCGAATATCAGTTTAAAACTTCTTCATCAGAGATGCAGACAGTTCTAGGTATATTAAGCATCACTGGTACCATGAAGGAAAAACTTCAAGTGTCAATCTCAGACCACCAGCAACATGTTTCGGAGGCTCAGGATAACATTTTGAAACTACACAGAAGGATCAACTCACTTCATCAATTAACAACTGAACTACAAAAATATAGCCAGCAATGTAGCCTAAGTGTTTTAGAATTACAAGATAAAATTTCTATGACAGTTATCAGAAAAGCAGAAAATCAATGTGTCCCAGTGTTTTGTCAGGGCAAAGAAAGTTACAATGAGAGAATGGTCTGCATGCCAATGCTTGAAGCCATGTCAGAATCTTCTTGTACTAGGTTACCAACCTCCTCAGAAAACTCTCTTATTCATGCAATCCTTAAAGTAATAAAGTTGAGTACAGACATTGAGCTCTCCATTAAGAACATTGGGATGGAAACCAAACATCTTCAGTCATTATTTTTTGATCTAGAGGTTAAAATTATTAAGATGCAGTTACACAAAGATGGCTTGGTGAATTCAGAAGAAGGCACTCTTGAAGAAATCATTCAACAGCTGAAGGAGCATAAACATGCACTAGAGAAATATGAAGATGAGAAAGCACACCTGAAACAAAAGATATTTGAACTTGATGAAAGACTTGCCGAGGAAAAATCCTTCTCAAATAAAGCGGAGGCTCAAATCCACATTCAGCAACAAGCAGCTAACTATGAAATTAAAAAATTGCAGACTTCACTAAAAGACCTCCTGAGCAATAATCTGAAACTTGAAAAaacaataaagtggtcactggaaCGTAATGCAGTGCTGGGTATCAAACTTGATgcactggaaaacattctcatagAGGAACAGGTAAAATTCAGTGAAAAAGAAGTCAACTTAATCTATCAGTGGCAGAAATATATGAACCAAGTTGAACATCTACAATGTACATTATCAGAAATGGTTACAGAAAATACAGATCTTAAAGAAACAGTTAAGATGCATGACCAAGAGAAAGCTCACCTACATGCCACAGTTTCTGAACTGCAGTCTAGGTTACAATCAGGGAAGTTAAATATCAAAGTCCAGCACGATGACCAGTTGCATGCAAAATCTTCTAGCAGCAGACCATATGAAACAAAGCAGCCAAGTAATGTTAAACTCTCAAGAAGCATGCTGGATTTTGAAGGGGTCCAGGAACTTCCTGGGAATAGAATGGACAAACCaaagatgaaacttgcagaaagaaTTATTCCCTTTGATGAGAATGGTTCTCAAATAAAAAGTGAAGAGAAAACAATAGATCACGATAGAAACAGTTGCCCAGAGGCCATAATAAAGGAACTGGTGGACAAGTCGGATAAAGACTGTGAGGTGCATGTTGCTGTTGAAAAATCAAGGTCAGTGGTAGATCTTTTAAACCCTGAAATAAGTGTATCATTTGCTGATAAGATTCTATTTTGCACGGGAAGTGAAACATCAGATATGCTTAACCAATCAACATTGGATGTCTTTAAAAATTCTCCTATGCTGAAAATGCCCAATGAACTGATGGAGTTTAATAAACAACTTAATGCATACATTGAGGATCTTACGGAAGAAAAATACTTGTTAACAGTCATGGTTTCTGAACTGACGAAAAAGGTGACAGAAATGCAACAACAAATCGAAAGTGAATTACAGATTATTATTGATCCCATGCAAAGTGAAAACGAGCAACTCTTTGACCATATAAATGTATTAGAAGAATTGGAGAAAAAAACTTCAAGAAATGAATTTAATTGTAGTGGACCTTCTGTTCAAATGGAGATACAAAAGGATGCAGAAAATAATCAACTTAAAAGCAAAGTTAAAGATCTCCAGAAAAAGAATAAAGATTTTAGAATGTATATTAAAAATCATGAAAGTAAGAAGTTGTCAGAAAATATTCTAATTGAGAAAGAGGATATTCTTTCTTTGGAACAGGAAAATTATTGTGAATTACAAAGCCAAATGAACTACAAATTTCAGTTACTTAAAAATCAGAAATGCCAGGTAGAAAATATGGTTGGTGATCTGTTGGGTAGTAGTATAACTTTAGCAATTGATGTAGATGAATTGTTACTGCAGCTCACAGAGGATGAAATGGACAGTGATCTTGAAGAGAAGCATTGCTTCAGTAAACTTCAAGCTAAAATTGCTGAGCCAGAAGAAAAGATGTGTGAAATTATTGAAGTGCAACGTGAAGCAAAAGACACAGAGGAGACTAAAAAATTTACTGAAAAATATAGAGTAGAAAAAGAGCACCTCATAGAGTCTCTTTTAAAGTTTAAAATTCTACTTAAAAACCAGCAGATATACTGCAGGACGTGTGTTAATCTCACAAATGAAATAAAGGAAGGTGATATAAAAATACAACAACTTCAGGAAAAGATGAATAGTCTGACATATAATAGTTCTAATCTTCAGGAGACTGATACTAAATTCAGAGAAGAGATTCAGAACAGTAATATTTGTAACTCAGAAGCTCAGAACAGCAAATTAGTATCAATGGATTCTGGGCACCTTAACTGTAACATAACAAGCtcaaattacactggacaacattaCCTGGAGGGCAGAAGATATTTGCAGTCATATGTTCAGCCACCCAGAGTAAAGAATGAAAGCAAAATCCTAAATTTACAAAATATTCAACAGTTAGAGGCAACAAAGGAACTACAGAACAATAGCGAAATAATACAGGAAATTGTGGAAAAGcctaagagagagaaaaatatgcTTGAATTAAAGGAGACTCAACACATAGAAAGACTAGATGTTGAGCAATGCCCCTCTAATAAACTGACAGTTTATATGAaaaacaagtgcaaggtgttagCAAATCAGAATAATTACTTCCAACATACAATCACTCAACTGTTGAATGAAGTCACGGCATTTCGAGTTTTAATTGATAACCTTGAGCAAGTAAGAAAACTATTAATGATTAAAATCACTGAGCTGAACAATAAAGTGAAAACTTTTGAGACATGCTGCAATGACAAAGCTAAAGAAAATGTACTTAAATCTATTGACCTGCAATCTCATTTAAAAGGACTTGAGAATAATAGGATCAATTTCCTAGCAGATAATGTAGAAGTAGACAGAGATACAGTGCTCCCTTCAATTATAA ACCCCCTTATTGATACAGGTAATGAACTTCAGGACAATGAAACAAGATCTCAGCAAGCCATGAACAGTAGAGTTCTGATCGAAACAACTAGCAACTTGCAAGATAAAATATTTGAAGAGCACAAATTTAGTTCAGCGTTATCAAAAACATCTCAGATTAATTCTGAGAATATTTACCAACAAAAGTTGAAGAAGATTCCACCAGAAAATTTGCATTTACACAATGAAGGTTTTGGGGAAGGAAAAGTGAAATTCATAGATAGTGAGTCCAAAGAAGAAAAAGTTACCTTCAATAAGATTCTATTTCAACCAGATAGCCGGAGAGATTTTACATCTACTGTGCAAGAGAGAGAAATGATGGATATTGCACCTGAGAGCCTGTTAGGAGAAATAAATATTCCAGAAGAGTCTGCATTTAATCTAGAACGTTCAATTTCAGAAAGCCAACATGTCCATGAAACCAAGGGAACTAATACAGTAAGGGAAAGAATAAATGAAGCAATAAATAATTTCCAAGGTAGAAATCAACAAACCAATAAGCAGAAATTTACAGCTTCTGCAAATTTGTGTATGGTTGATGAGGAAAATCTTTACACAGGTAGAACTAATTGTCAATGTGGCCTCAATTGGAATTGCACTGAACCTGAAGTGAGGAGGTTTCAGCTGCAGGAAACAGCTGAAACAATTCACAATTTAGGAGATCTGAAAACAGGAAATATTAGGACGAAGAAACAAACATGGCTGGCTGCTGATTCCAAACTGCCACACAAAATAAAGGAAGAATTTAGTGAGACTGAAAAAGCAACATCACTTTGTGCAAATGAGGCTCCCATGATATACATCAGTCAACATGAAAAGGCAGTAGTATCATTGAACAGAGTAGGGGAACCAAATGGGGTTACTCTGAATAATCAAGAAGACAAAGATTTGCTGAAAGTCATTGTCAATGATCAAGAGAGAGAACATTCAGAGGCGGAATTTAAGAATGCAGACTACATTGATCAGAG